A part of Longimicrobiaceae bacterium genomic DNA contains:
- a CDS encoding bifunctional 4-hydroxy-2-oxoglutarate aldolase/2-dehydro-3-deoxy-phosphogluconate aldolase → MNATQVDAALRRSGIIAIVRGNFPHETLLRIGEALRKGGVAAVEVTLNSAGALAGIEALRRHFGEELLVGAGTVRTVADVDAALSAGAAFLVSPNFDPESVARSRQVGVVHLPGVFTASEAQAAHAAGCRLVKLFPADALGPVYLRALRAPLDDVGFVPTGGIDATNLAEYVRAGAAAFGVGGALVRKDEDDIEALATRARALVGALRRAREAYGS, encoded by the coding sequence ATGAACGCCACGCAAGTCGACGCTGCGCTACGCAGGAGCGGGATCATCGCCATCGTGCGAGGCAACTTTCCGCACGAGACGCTGCTGCGCATCGGGGAGGCGCTGAGGAAGGGCGGGGTGGCGGCGGTGGAGGTGACGCTGAACAGCGCGGGCGCGCTGGCAGGGATCGAGGCCCTCCGCAGGCATTTCGGAGAGGAGCTGCTGGTTGGCGCGGGGACCGTCCGCACGGTCGCCGACGTCGACGCGGCGCTGAGCGCGGGCGCCGCCTTCCTGGTCTCCCCCAACTTCGATCCTGAGAGCGTCGCCCGCTCGCGCCAGGTCGGCGTGGTGCACCTTCCGGGAGTCTTTACCGCTTCCGAGGCCCAGGCGGCCCACGCGGCGGGGTGTCGGCTGGTCAAGCTCTTTCCCGCCGACGCGCTCGGCCCCGTTTATCTGCGCGCGCTGCGGGCTCCGCTGGACGACGTGGGATTCGTGCCCACCGGCGGGATCGACGCGACGAACCTCGCCGAATATGTCAGGGCCGGAGCCGCTGCCTTCGGCGTGGGAGGTGCCCTGGTGCGGAAGGATGAGGATGACATCGAGGCTCTCGCCACACGCGCACGAGCGCTGGTAGGAGCGCTGCGTCGGGCGAGGGAAGCCTATGGTAGCTGA
- a CDS encoding PilZ domain-containing protein yields the protein MSRRYRGDRDGGVVDRRRLVYQRLRRELRVAFDNRREYYRIPFPESERPRVVVGTSISEVIECSERGLSFHPSADPGEVGDVVEGRIRFPRGVELPFRGEVVRVAEDRVSLELKGSGIPFAVIFQEQLHLRRRSDR from the coding sequence GTGTCCCGGCGATATCGGGGCGATCGTGACGGTGGCGTCGTGGACCGACGACGCCTGGTGTACCAACGCCTGCGACGGGAGTTACGAGTGGCCTTCGACAACCGACGCGAATACTATCGGATCCCGTTTCCCGAGAGTGAGCGCCCGAGGGTCGTAGTGGGTACCTCGATCTCGGAGGTGATTGAGTGTTCCGAGCGCGGGCTGAGCTTCCATCCGTCAGCCGATCCCGGCGAGGTGGGAGACGTCGTGGAGGGCCGGATTCGCTTTCCTCGCGGGGTGGAGCTGCCGTTCCGGGGCGAGGTCGTTCGGGTAGCGGAAGACCGCGTATCGCTCGAGTTGAAGGGAAGCGGAATCCCCTTCGCGGTGATCTTCCAGGAACAGCTTCACCTGCGTCGCCGGAGCGATCGGTAG
- a CDS encoding glycoside hydrolase domain-containing protein — protein sequence MLALICVLAGCASAGRSSGPAQRVLPGFDTSRYPGDEVLRLWKRESPYHWIGFYLPAPCHRETSWSGKRQTLLSMGWGIAILYVGQQAFEGIPPSDAVTGSPIVCSRALLSEERGRQDALDAANAAEREGFPRGSVIYQDIENMRVIPDSMRAYYSGWQRELLADGRYLPGTYAHHLNAVELRPLAEAVFREAGRSETPPFWVAGGRDFSLDSPAWSIGLPFVRIWQGALDVDRTWGGRTLRIDENVATSASPSEPLYP from the coding sequence GTGCTGGCGTTGATCTGCGTGCTGGCGGGATGTGCCTCGGCGGGTCGCTCCTCGGGCCCGGCCCAGCGGGTTTTGCCGGGATTCGACACCAGCCGCTATCCCGGTGACGAGGTGCTCCGCCTCTGGAAGAGGGAGTCGCCCTACCACTGGATCGGCTTCTACCTGCCGGCTCCGTGTCATCGGGAGACCTCCTGGTCCGGCAAGCGCCAGACGCTGTTGAGTATGGGCTGGGGGATCGCCATCCTGTACGTTGGCCAGCAGGCCTTCGAGGGGATCCCTCCGTCGGACGCGGTGACCGGAAGCCCCATCGTCTGTTCGCGTGCACTACTCTCGGAAGAAAGGGGGCGCCAGGACGCGCTGGACGCGGCGAACGCCGCGGAACGGGAAGGCTTTCCCCGCGGCAGCGTCATCTATCAGGACATCGAGAACATGCGGGTGATCCCCGACTCGATGCGTGCGTACTATTCGGGATGGCAGCGCGAACTGCTCGCGGACGGGCGCTATCTGCCGGGAACGTACGCACACCATCTGAATGCGGTGGAGCTGAGGCCCCTGGCCGAAGCGGTGTTCCGAGAGGCGGGACGGAGCGAGACTCCGCCGTTCTGGGTAGCCGGTGGTCGGGACTTCTCGCTGGACAGCCCCGCCTGGTCGATCGGGCTTCCCTTCGTGAGGATCTGGCAGGGAGCGCTGGACGTGGATCGGACCTGGGGCGGGCGCACGCTCCGGATCGATGAGAACGTGGCGACCTCTGCGTCGCCTTCCGAACCTCTGTACCCCTGA
- a CDS encoding DUF1080 domain-containing protein: MKLQHALGLAAAVALAASGPPVLQAQAPATLPLDSIALNDLAAFSEPPGNWRIVGGVAADRARNLRVTTSPGSGVVVNTAKPGDGGDLRTTWEHGDIDLELEFMVPRASNSGIYFQGRYELQLLDSWGVEHPTYGDVGGIYERWDESRGPGNEGFEGHAPRFNAARAPGLWQTLRVEFRAPRFDASGNKIENARFVRVELNGAVIHENVELSGPTRGAFLPGEAATGPLIIQGDHGPIAFRKIRFKRYGAEALELSGLTFKAYDGKFQSLPDLTGRSPDRSGESPRLTASNAGVADAFALVEQGTIEVPVAGRYLFDLRLGWIDGEGGNGTEGGARLRIGGREVLVHDGRQRSVTAEADLAAGRQEFVLELFKNREGRPASVDLFAEGPGVRRQALTSETRTRRGSAQGAVTVEPGREPYLLRSFLEHGGEKRTHVISVGDPSGVHYSYDAELGNVLLAWRGPFLETSQMWVERGEPQLAVPLGSVVRFALGPALATLNDENAAWPDSIPPSFGFRFLGYDLDEGGLPTFRYRAGEATVEDRIQLLEGRRGLARSIRIDAPAGGGGLYLRLARGESIERTRDGAYIVDGRFYLVPGRGAERARLRSVEGGQELIVPLSFRRNQSTAEYEVIW; the protein is encoded by the coding sequence ATGAAGCTCCAACACGCCCTCGGTCTGGCGGCCGCTGTCGCGCTCGCGGCCAGCGGTCCCCCCGTGCTTCAGGCACAGGCCCCCGCGACGCTCCCGCTCGACAGCATCGCGCTCAACGACCTCGCCGCCTTCAGCGAGCCACCCGGGAACTGGCGGATCGTCGGCGGCGTCGCCGCCGATCGAGCTCGTAACCTGAGAGTCACGACCTCGCCGGGGAGCGGAGTCGTGGTCAATACCGCAAAGCCAGGCGACGGGGGCGATCTACGCACCACCTGGGAGCACGGAGACATCGACCTCGAGCTCGAGTTCATGGTGCCCCGGGCCTCGAACTCGGGAATCTACTTTCAGGGGCGCTACGAGCTGCAACTGCTCGACAGCTGGGGCGTGGAGCACCCGACCTACGGCGATGTGGGAGGCATTTACGAGCGGTGGGACGAGTCGCGCGGGCCAGGGAACGAAGGGTTCGAGGGTCACGCGCCCCGCTTCAACGCCGCCCGGGCTCCGGGGCTCTGGCAGACGCTCCGCGTCGAGTTCCGCGCACCGCGCTTCGATGCATCGGGGAATAAGATCGAGAACGCCCGCTTCGTGCGGGTGGAGCTGAACGGAGCGGTCATCCACGAGAACGTGGAGCTCAGCGGCCCCACCCGGGGAGCGTTCCTCCCGGGGGAGGCCGCGACCGGGCCGCTCATCATTCAGGGCGATCACGGACCCATCGCCTTCCGGAAGATCCGCTTCAAGCGCTACGGCGCCGAGGCGTTGGAGCTCTCCGGACTGACCTTCAAGGCGTACGATGGGAAATTCCAGAGCCTTCCCGACCTCACCGGCCGCTCTCCCGATCGGAGCGGCGAGTCACCGCGCCTGACGGCGTCGAATGCGGGCGTGGCCGACGCCTTCGCGCTGGTGGAGCAGGGTACCATCGAGGTCCCGGTCGCCGGTCGCTACCTCTTCGATCTCCGCCTCGGATGGATCGATGGCGAGGGGGGCAACGGCACGGAGGGTGGCGCACGGCTTCGGATCGGGGGGCGGGAGGTGCTCGTCCACGACGGAAGGCAACGCTCCGTGACCGCCGAAGCGGACCTCGCCGCGGGTCGGCAGGAGTTCGTGCTCGAGCTCTTCAAGAACCGGGAAGGTCGGCCCGCCAGCGTGGACCTCTTTGCGGAGGGGCCGGGGGTACGCCGGCAAGCGCTCACGAGCGAGACACGCACCCGCCGGGGATCGGCGCAGGGCGCCGTCACCGTCGAGCCGGGTAGGGAGCCATACCTGCTTCGCAGCTTCCTCGAGCACGGCGGCGAGAAGCGCACCCACGTGATCTCGGTGGGGGATCCGTCCGGCGTGCATTACAGCTACGACGCCGAGCTCGGCAACGTCCTGCTGGCGTGGCGCGGCCCCTTCCTGGAGACGAGCCAGATGTGGGTGGAGCGCGGAGAGCCGCAGCTCGCCGTGCCTCTCGGCAGCGTCGTTCGGTTCGCCCTCGGGCCGGCCCTGGCGACGCTGAACGACGAGAACGCTGCGTGGCCGGATTCCATCCCGCCTTCGTTCGGCTTCCGCTTCCTCGGCTATGACCTGGACGAGGGTGGCCTTCCGACCTTCCGCTATCGTGCGGGCGAGGCGACGGTGGAAGATCGGATTCAGCTGCTCGAGGGGCGGCGGGGGCTGGCGCGTTCGATTCGGATCGACGCTCCCGCGGGGGGTGGAGGCCTCTACCTCCGTCTCGCCCGGGGCGAATCGATCGAGCGCACGCGCGACGGGGCCTACATCGTCGACGGCCGATTCTACCTGGTGCCGGGCCGCGGCGCCGAAAGGGCTCGACTGCGTAGCGTCGAGGGCGGCCAGGAACTGATCGTTCCGCTTTCCTTCCGCCGCAATCAATCGACTGCCGAGTACGAGGTGATCTGGTGA
- a CDS encoding plastocyanin/azurin family copper-binding protein: protein MRATSHITRGACVALLCALLGAVAAVAPAAAQQRSATSSQAAAEDRYYRLITIPIPEGVVLEVGGMTNLPGGQLGIATRRGDVWIVDDPYMEAGTQPHFSRFARGLHEPLGLAYRDGALYTAQRGELTRLVDRDGDGRADRYETVYSWPLSGNYHEYSYGPVFTPDGNMLVTLNLAWIGYGASLAKWRGWAIEITPDGQMTPIATGLRSPAGYGYNLDGELFYAENQGDWVGSGGITHLERGDFAGNPAGLIWTNEPESPLRLRPEDVPDTGEPEYVVAQRVPGLKPPAVWFPHTVLGISTSDILVDSTGGRFGPFAGQLFVGDQGHSKIMRVFLEKVDGVYQGVVFPFREGFSSGVLRMIWGTDASMFVGMTNRGWASTGRAPFGLQRLVWTGEMPFEAQKVEARPDGFEITFTRPVDPASAADPTSYAIQSFTYHYHHTYGSPPIDQQVHPVTAVEVSEDGLRARLQVEGLRQGYAHEIRMSGVRSAEGEPLLHDTGYYTLNRIPAGERMRTTSTSERPTVAAAASRNESGGGGSVAGAVATGAKRQTTIPVGWNGSVDRTVTIRTVPGMRFDLAEVTVQPGERIRLVLENPDDMLHNLLVVAPGAADRVVEAAMNLGLSGQTQHYVPDSQDVLFHTALLQPGTQEAIYFQAPSEPGEYPYVCTFPGHGITMRGVLRVEE, encoded by the coding sequence GTGAGAGCCACGAGCCACATTACCCGAGGGGCGTGCGTCGCCCTCCTGTGCGCCCTCCTAGGGGCGGTGGCGGCCGTTGCCCCCGCGGCGGCCCAGCAGCGCTCCGCCACCTCCTCTCAGGCCGCCGCCGAGGATCGTTACTACCGGCTGATCACGATCCCCATTCCCGAAGGGGTGGTCCTCGAGGTTGGCGGAATGACCAACCTTCCGGGTGGACAGCTGGGGATCGCGACCCGCCGCGGGGACGTCTGGATCGTCGACGATCCCTATATGGAGGCCGGTACGCAGCCGCACTTCTCCCGCTTCGCGCGCGGGCTGCACGAACCCCTCGGCCTCGCCTATCGCGACGGGGCGTTGTACACCGCCCAGCGCGGCGAGCTGACCAGGCTGGTCGACCGCGACGGGGACGGCCGCGCCGACCGCTACGAGACCGTGTACTCCTGGCCGCTGTCAGGCAACTACCACGAATACTCGTACGGGCCGGTCTTCACCCCCGATGGAAACATGCTGGTCACGCTCAACCTGGCCTGGATCGGTTACGGCGCGAGCCTGGCCAAGTGGCGCGGATGGGCCATCGAGATCACGCCGGACGGGCAGATGACGCCGATCGCGACCGGCCTACGATCGCCCGCCGGCTATGGCTATAACCTCGATGGTGAGCTCTTCTACGCAGAAAACCAGGGGGACTGGGTCGGCTCCGGTGGCATCACCCACCTGGAGCGCGGCGACTTCGCCGGCAACCCTGCTGGACTGATCTGGACGAACGAGCCGGAGTCACCGCTGCGCCTGCGGCCGGAGGACGTCCCCGACACGGGCGAGCCCGAGTACGTGGTCGCCCAGCGCGTTCCGGGGCTGAAGCCGCCCGCCGTCTGGTTCCCGCACACCGTGCTGGGGATCTCAACCTCCGACATCCTGGTCGATTCGACGGGTGGCCGGTTCGGTCCATTCGCCGGGCAGCTCTTCGTCGGCGATCAGGGGCACAGCAAGATCATGCGGGTCTTCCTCGAGAAGGTGGACGGCGTCTACCAGGGCGTCGTCTTCCCCTTCCGCGAAGGGTTCTCCTCGGGCGTGCTGCGCATGATCTGGGGCACCGACGCCTCCATGTTCGTCGGGATGACGAACCGCGGCTGGGCCTCCACCGGCAGGGCGCCTTTCGGATTGCAGAGGCTGGTGTGGACCGGTGAGATGCCCTTCGAGGCGCAGAAGGTCGAGGCGCGGCCCGACGGCTTCGAGATCACTTTCACCCGCCCGGTGGACCCGGCCAGCGCCGCAGACCCCACTTCGTACGCGATCCAGAGCTTCACCTACCATTACCATCACACCTACGGATCGCCGCCGATCGACCAGCAGGTGCACCCGGTCACGGCCGTCGAGGTCTCGGAGGATGGACTGCGGGCGCGCCTCCAGGTGGAGGGGCTGAGGCAGGGGTACGCCCACGAGATCCGCATGTCCGGGGTGCGGTCGGCAGAGGGTGAGCCGCTGCTCCACGACACCGGCTACTACACGCTGAACCGGATCCCCGCGGGGGAGCGGATGCGAACCACCTCGACGAGCGAACGGCCCACGGTCGCGGCGGCCGCGAGTCGAAACGAGAGTGGAGGCGGTGGCTCGGTGGCGGGGGCGGTGGCGACCGGAGCCAAGCGGCAGACGACCATTCCGGTCGGGTGGAACGGCTCAGTCGACCGTACCGTGACGATCCGGACGGTACCCGGGATGCGGTTCGACCTGGCCGAGGTGACGGTGCAGCCCGGCGAGCGAATTCGCCTGGTGCTGGAGAACCCGGACGACATGCTGCACAACCTTCTCGTAGTCGCCCCGGGCGCGGCAGATCGAGTGGTGGAGGCGGCAATGAACCTGGGCCTCTCAGGTCAGACGCAGCATTACGTCCCCGACTCGCAGGACGTCCTGTTCCACACCGCTCTGCTCCAGCCCGGCACCCAGGAGGCGATCTACTTCCAGGCCCCCTCGGAGCCGGGTGAGTACCCGTACGTCTGCACCTTCCCCGGGCACGGAATCACGATGCGAGGCGTGTTGCGCGTGGAGGAGTAA
- the uxuA gene encoding mannonate dehydratase → MYMTFRWYGVDDAIPLQHIRQIPGVSGIVTALYDVPVGEVWPQSSLARLQEQIGAAGLQLSVVESIPVHEEIKLGLSTRDRWIDNYCESIRNMGELGIGVLCYNFMPIFDWTRTSLELRLEDGSTALAYDHQDLQRIDLSKGTGDLPGWATAYDARELAELLEAYRQVDEERLWENLAYFLERVVPVAEEYGVKMAIHPDDPPWSIFGLPRIITDGPALQRLVGLVDSPSNGVTFCTGSLGPRPDNDLPAMIRDIGGRGRINFVHCRNVLRTGEKQFHESPHPSQYGSVDMREVLKALREVGFDGPMRPDHGRMIWGETGRPGYGLYDRALGATYLLGLWEGLGEQA, encoded by the coding sequence ATGTACATGACCTTCCGCTGGTATGGCGTCGACGACGCCATACCGCTGCAGCATATTCGCCAGATCCCCGGGGTATCCGGGATCGTGACGGCGCTCTACGACGTACCGGTAGGCGAGGTCTGGCCGCAGTCCTCCCTCGCCCGCCTGCAGGAGCAGATCGGGGCGGCGGGATTGCAGCTCTCCGTGGTGGAGAGCATTCCGGTGCACGAGGAGATCAAGCTCGGGCTCTCCACGCGAGATCGCTGGATCGACAACTACTGCGAGAGCATCCGGAACATGGGCGAACTGGGGATCGGCGTGCTCTGCTACAACTTCATGCCGATCTTCGACTGGACTCGCACCTCGCTCGAGCTGCGGCTGGAGGACGGATCCACCGCCCTCGCCTACGACCACCAGGATCTGCAGCGGATCGACCTTTCCAAGGGGACGGGTGACCTCCCCGGCTGGGCCACCGCGTACGATGCGCGAGAGCTCGCGGAGCTGCTGGAGGCCTATCGGCAGGTGGACGAGGAGCGCCTGTGGGAGAACCTCGCCTATTTCCTCGAGCGGGTGGTCCCGGTGGCCGAGGAGTACGGGGTGAAGATGGCGATCCACCCCGACGATCCGCCCTGGTCGATCTTCGGCCTGCCCCGGATCATCACCGACGGGCCCGCGCTGCAGCGTCTGGTCGGGCTGGTGGACAGCCCTTCCAACGGAGTCACCTTCTGCACCGGGTCGCTCGGGCCCCGGCCGGACAACGATCTCCCCGCCATGATCCGCGACATCGGTGGTCGTGGGCGTATCAACTTCGTCCACTGCCGCAACGTGCTGCGTACCGGGGAGAAGCAGTTCCACGAGAGCCCGCATCCCTCCCAGTACGGCAGCGTGGACATGCGCGAGGTGCTGAAAGCGCTACGCGAGGTGGGATTCGACGGACCGATGCGCCCGGACCACGGGCGGATGATCTGGGGAGAGACCGGCCGCCCGGGTTACGGGCTGTACGATCGCGCGTTGGGCGCCACCTACCTGCTCGGCCTCTGGGAGGGATTGGGGGAGCAAGCGTGA
- the xylB gene encoding xylulokinase, translating to MPSYLLGLDVSTTGSKALLIDEEGRVVQSATNSHPLYTPRPAWSEQDPVDWWTASTASIRAVLEAAGVQPADVVGIGLTGQMHGLVLLDQAGEVLRPAILWNDQRTAAQCASITERVGPERVLQITGNPVLPGFTAPKIVWVKENEPQVYARVASFLLPKDYVRYRLTGALVCDVSDASGTSVFDVGRRTWSDEILEALEIPRSWVPEVTESPEVSARVSAEGARATGLLAGTPVVSGAGDNAAAAVGTGIIRSGIISASLGTSGVVFAPLESYQPEPAGRLHAFCHAVPGQWHLMGVMLSAAGSLRWYRDAITGENEESPSFDSLVDEARSVPAGSEGLLFLPYLSGERTPHPDPDARGAFVGLSLRHGRGHLTRAVMEGVVFGLKDSVELMKPLGLSVGRVRIAGGGARSTLWRQILADVLDAELATTDATEGAAYGAALLGGVGAGVFDSVEAASDRAVREVEHIHPGADVATYARFYERYRALYPALANEFHAMARLLDNQSS from the coding sequence GTGCCCAGCTATCTCCTCGGTCTCGATGTCAGCACCACCGGCAGCAAGGCACTGTTGATCGACGAAGAGGGGCGGGTGGTGCAATCCGCCACCAATTCGCACCCTCTGTACACGCCGCGGCCCGCGTGGTCGGAGCAGGACCCCGTCGACTGGTGGACCGCCTCCACCGCCAGTATCCGGGCGGTACTCGAAGCCGCCGGCGTCCAGCCCGCGGACGTGGTCGGAATCGGCCTCACCGGCCAGATGCACGGGCTCGTGCTGCTGGACCAGGCCGGTGAAGTCCTCCGCCCGGCCATCCTCTGGAACGATCAGCGCACGGCGGCGCAGTGCGCCTCGATCACCGAGCGGGTCGGTCCCGAGCGCGTGCTGCAGATCACGGGCAACCCGGTGCTCCCCGGCTTCACCGCGCCCAAGATCGTCTGGGTAAAGGAGAACGAGCCGCAGGTCTACGCGCGGGTTGCCAGCTTCCTGCTGCCCAAGGACTACGTGCGCTATCGGCTCACCGGCGCCCTTGTCTGTGACGTGTCGGACGCTTCGGGAACATCCGTGTTCGATGTTGGCCGGCGGACCTGGTCAGATGAGATCCTGGAGGCGTTGGAGATCCCCCGCTCGTGGGTGCCGGAGGTGACTGAGTCGCCCGAGGTGAGCGCCCGTGTGAGCGCCGAGGGGGCGCGGGCGACGGGCCTGCTCGCGGGCACTCCGGTGGTCAGCGGCGCCGGCGACAACGCTGCGGCCGCGGTGGGCACGGGGATCATCCGGTCTGGCATCATCTCCGCGTCGCTGGGCACCAGCGGCGTGGTGTTCGCGCCGCTCGAGAGCTACCAGCCGGAACCCGCGGGGCGGCTGCACGCCTTCTGTCACGCGGTCCCCGGTCAGTGGCACCTCATGGGGGTGATGCTGTCGGCGGCGGGCAGTCTGCGCTGGTATCGCGACGCGATCACGGGCGAGAACGAAGAGAGCCCGTCCTTCGATTCGTTGGTGGACGAGGCGCGCAGTGTCCCCGCCGGCTCCGAGGGGCTCCTCTTCCTCCCCTACCTGAGCGGGGAGCGTACGCCGCACCCGGACCCCGACGCACGCGGCGCATTCGTGGGGCTCTCCCTGCGCCACGGCCGCGGCCACCTGACCCGGGCGGTCATGGAGGGCGTGGTCTTCGGTCTTAAGGATTCCGTCGAGTTGATGAAGCCGCTTGGCCTCAGTGTGGGACGCGTGCGCATCGCGGGCGGCGGCGCGCGCAGCACACTCTGGCGCCAGATCCTGGCCGACGTGCTCGACGCCGAGCTGGCAACGACGGATGCGACGGAGGGTGCGGCGTACGGTGCCGCCCTGCTCGGAGGTGTCGGCGCCGGGGTGTTCGATTCGGTCGAGGCAGCCAGCGATCGCGCGGTCCGGGAAGTGGAGCACATCCACCCGGGGGCCGACGTGGCCACCTACGCCCGCTTCTACGAGCGCTATCGCGCGCTCTATCCGGCCCTCGCGAACGAGTTCCACGCGATGGCCCGCCTGCTCGACAACCAGAGCTCCTGA
- a CDS encoding TIM barrel protein, which yields MAFQDLRSQATRRSKDELIRHLSTFELDLRFTAGIWFFSPPNSRFHDKYKAELALEQRLEIAAGLKEYGLVGLEAHYPNEINEDNLEVWKAFSRDTGIRLVTVIPLLFWDEDFEWGSLSNPIEKHRRKALDRTKAALRLNRELDTDFAVVWPGIDGYENCFGVDFVGMRQRFAEGLAEAMDEVPGVRIAFEPKPYEPRGRILYGLTPEGVLLGHQVEGMLRNPENRRILDEGHALFAMNPEIGHVIMGYEDLPYALSWPLSEGRLAHTHWNSQPLGNYDQDLNVGVIAPEQMEAGLYTLKMYGYQGYFGIDINPERMPVDVALKNSMDALRAANDRINELDHEAILHSIENPAENRGWLEAYLIRARAPHPDRLAPLPPLSGR from the coding sequence ATGGCTTTCCAAGACCTGCGGTCCCAGGCCACCCGCCGTTCCAAGGACGAGCTCATCCGTCACCTGTCAACGTTCGAGCTCGACCTGCGGTTCACGGCCGGGATCTGGTTCTTTTCCCCGCCCAACAGCCGCTTCCACGACAAGTACAAGGCTGAGCTAGCGCTGGAGCAGCGACTGGAGATCGCCGCGGGGCTCAAGGAGTACGGCCTCGTCGGGCTGGAAGCCCACTACCCGAACGAGATCAACGAGGACAACCTCGAGGTCTGGAAGGCCTTTTCCCGCGACACGGGGATCCGACTGGTCACCGTCATCCCCCTCCTCTTCTGGGATGAGGACTTCGAGTGGGGCTCGCTCTCGAACCCGATCGAGAAGCATCGTCGCAAGGCGCTCGACCGCACCAAGGCCGCACTGCGTCTGAACCGGGAGCTGGACACCGATTTCGCGGTCGTGTGGCCGGGGATCGACGGCTACGAGAACTGCTTCGGGGTGGATTTCGTCGGGATGAGGCAGCGCTTCGCCGAGGGGCTGGCGGAGGCGATGGACGAGGTGCCGGGCGTGCGTATCGCCTTCGAGCCCAAGCCGTACGAGCCGCGCGGGCGGATCCTCTACGGGCTGACGCCGGAAGGCGTGCTGCTCGGGCACCAGGTCGAGGGCATGCTGCGGAACCCCGAAAACCGCAGGATCCTGGACGAGGGGCACGCGCTCTTTGCGATGAACCCCGAGATCGGCCACGTGATCATGGGCTACGAGGACCTGCCGTACGCCCTCTCCTGGCCGCTCTCCGAGGGCCGGCTCGCCCATACGCACTGGAACAGCCAGCCGCTCGGCAACTACGACCAGGACCTCAACGTCGGCGTGATCGCCCCGGAGCAGATGGAAGCGGGCCTGTACACGCTGAAGATGTACGGCTACCAGGGCTACTTTGGCATCGACATCAACCCGGAGCGCATGCCGGTGGATGTCGCGCTGAAGAATTCGATGGACGCGCTGCGCGCGGCGAACGACCGCATCAACGAGCTGGATCACGAGGCGATCCTCCATTCCATCGAGAACCCGGCGGAGAACCGCGGGTGGCTGGAGGCCTATCTCATCCGCGCCCGTGCTCCGCACCCGGACCGGCTGGCGCCGCTTCCGCCGCTCAGCGGCCGGTAA
- a CDS encoding ROK family transcriptional regulator, producing the protein MKKIDTRNFQRATRATPRRINRQIVLNLVREHQPISRAEVARRMGVGRGMVTSLVDELLAAGEIYEGESADSPRGRRPKPLYLRTHDRHLLAVDVRFSRTYLMLADFAGREVAIESFPTPFDPDRLVAEIAGRGEAVLRRHAVARCEGIGVVVPGMVDRSSGRVLNAPQLGWRDVDLLPALRAATALPVYLENAPIACALAQVWLNPGGGEGSDDFVYVTVSDGVGAGIVVRGQVVRGHGDTAGEFGHIALHPEGPPCLCGLRGCWEAYTSNVATLARYFGLDLADPEAPEKLRQRGVTVVDLVARARDGDEAAARALADTAHYLGVGLAGIINALNPARIVIGGEITLGWDLIERRVRAATRARTLTAAAAETAIVTEDARLHPRLRGAAALVVAPLFAAPEIV; encoded by the coding sequence ATGAAAAAGATCGACACGCGGAACTTTCAGCGCGCCACGCGCGCCACTCCGCGCCGGATCAATCGGCAGATCGTGCTGAACCTCGTGCGCGAGCATCAGCCCATCTCGCGGGCCGAGGTGGCGCGCCGCATGGGGGTGGGTCGCGGCATGGTGACCTCGCTGGTCGACGAGCTGCTCGCCGCTGGCGAGATCTACGAGGGAGAGAGCGCCGACTCCCCGCGCGGCCGGCGGCCCAAGCCCCTCTATCTGCGCACGCACGATCGCCATCTTCTCGCGGTTGACGTACGCTTCAGCCGGACGTATTTGATGTTGGCGGATTTCGCCGGCCGGGAGGTCGCGATCGAGAGCTTCCCTACCCCTTTCGATCCCGATCGGCTGGTGGCGGAAATTGCCGGTCGGGGAGAGGCGGTTTTGAGGCGCCACGCTGTGGCACGGTGCGAAGGGATCGGCGTGGTCGTGCCCGGGATGGTGGATCGCTCCAGCGGTCGGGTGCTGAACGCGCCGCAGCTTGGTTGGCGGGACGTCGATCTGCTCCCGGCGCTCCGCGCCGCAACCGCGCTCCCGGTCTACCTCGAGAACGCTCCCATCGCGTGCGCGCTCGCCCAGGTCTGGCTCAATCCGGGCGGAGGCGAAGGGAGCGACGATTTCGTATACGTCACGGTGTCGGATGGAGTGGGCGCCGGCATCGTGGTGCGGGGCCAGGTCGTTCGCGGGCATGGTGACACCGCTGGGGAGTTCGGCCACATCGCGCTGCACCCCGAGGGGCCTCCCTGCTTGTGCGGGTTGCGCGGGTGCTGGGAGGCATATACCTCGAACGTAGCCACTCTCGCGCGCTACTTCGGGCTCGACCTCGCCGACCCGGAGGCGCCGGAGAAGCTGCGGCAGCGAGGTGTGACGGTGGTGGACCTGGTCGCCCGCGCGCGCGACGGGGACGAGGCTGCCGCGAGGGCGCTGGCAGACACGGCGCACTACCTCGGGGTGGGTCTGGCGGGTATCATCAATGCCCTGAACCCGGCCCGGATCGTCATCGGCGGTGAGATCACCCTCGGGTGGGATCTGATCGAGCGGCGGGTGCGTGCTGCGACGCGCGCCCGGACGCTCACCGCAGCGGCCGCCGAGACCGCAATCGTGACGGAAGACGCCCGGCTCCACCCCCGCCTGCGAGGAGCCGCGGCACTGGTGGTAGCGCCGCTCTTTGCGGCGCCCGAAATCGTCTAG